The stretch of DNA ACATGGCCTACGGCATCACCACCCTGGTGCTGAGCCTGGTTGACTCCTACGTGAGCGCCCACCTGTACCAGTTCGACCGGAATTTCTACGCCTGCCAGGGTTCCACCCGCCTGGCCCTTCACCTGGAGTTCTGAACGAAAAAGCCGGTGCGGGGTGACCCGGCCGGCCTCAATCCAGTTCATTCCTGATACGGTTGTCTATTTCTCCTGCAACACCTGCTCCACCATCCCCCGCAGCGCCTCGGGAGTGAAAGGCTTGCGCAGATAGGCCCGCACCCCTTTGGCGGTCAGTTCCTCGATCCGGGTGCGGCTGCCCTCGGTGGAGACTATCACCACCGGCACCGACGCGATCAGGCCCTCTTTGGCCATCTGCTCGATCATCTCGATCCCGTTCATCACCGGCATGTTGATGTCTGCGAACACCAGATCGACCCATTCCCTGCGCAGAATATCGAGGGCCTCCTGACCGTTCCCGGCGTGCCAGAGCTCTCCGACCGGTATCTCGGCGATGCGCAACGTTTTGGCTATAACCGCCCGGATCGTTTCCGAGTCATCCACGATGAGTATATTGTAGGCCATGCCTCTCCCTCGCTTGGGGTTCATAATTATTATATCATACTCCCGGCAGGCGCGCCACTAAAATGTAAAAAAAATATGCGCGTGTTTCCAGTCCACCACGATCCGGGCACACACCCGCGCTCCGGGACCGCACAAATCCGGAACTCCCGCCCCTGCACCGGTGCTCCCGCCGGATTTTCACCGTGAAACGGGAAAGCCGTACCTGTCTGAATGTCAGTGTTGTCCGCAGAGTTGAGTAATTACGATAATTAGTTATTTCTATTACATTTATCGCCATATGGAAAATAATTATTTGTATTTGCCGCAACAAGAGGATTTTGGTCGATTATCCTTGTCAGACACTTTCTCGGAATTTATTATAGTGTCCAAAACCTGCTCTCCTCCTCCCCCGGAGGGCATACGGTCACGGCATCTCTGAGTATCACCTGGTCCAGAACAGGGACGGGAGAAAGATTATGTATTCGAAAATCGGTAAGGTGGCAATGCAGGTCGGACTCTCGATCAAAAGAATACGGGAGTACGAGAAGGAAGGCTTTCTGAGGCCGGCGCGTTGCGAATCGAGCAACCAGAGGCTGTACAGCGAATTCGAAATCAACCAGATCCTTCAGATCAAAAAACTGATCCACGAGCGCGGCATGACCGTGGAGGGCATCCGGTATCTGCTCAACCTCGCCCCCTGCTGGTCGATTTTCGGCTGCGATAGCACCTCCGAGTGCGAGGCCTTTCAGAAGCCGCACCTGCGCTGCTGGCAGATCAAGAAAACCCTGCCTGTCGGTGCGGGCTGCACCGGCCAGTGTGAGATCTGCCCGGTTTTCCTGGCCCGCTCGGCCGATATCCGGCCCCTGTTCGAAAAGACCCCGAACATCGAGGGCGGCGAGGCCGAGGTGGAGGAAACCCCGCTGCGGGCGATAGGCTGAACAGCCAGCGGACCGGATGTATCGAAAATAAAGAGGCGCACCGTTCACGCGGTGCGCCTCTTGTTTTTACGTCAGACTGACGGGCTGTTACAGTCCCTGCATCAGCTCGGGCAGCCAGAGGCCCTCGGCCGAGGCGGCGGCGAAACGCAGGTTCGCCCCCAGGCCGAGCGCGGAGGCGTGACCGGTGAACCAGCCCTGGTCCAGGCTGGCGCCCGGATTGAGCAGCACCACCGGCTTGCGCGCCAGAAGCAAGGCCGCGGTGCGGAAACCGCCCACCCGCTGGAGCGAGCCCACCGGCAGAAGGTCCAGCAGTTCCTTGTCGTAGACCGGGTCTTTACGGTCCAGGTCGATTAGGGCCATATCGGCCGCGCCCGAGACCGCACCGGCGAAAGCCGCGCTCAGGCCGCAGCGGCTGAGGCCCGCCAGGGCCAGCGGTTCGCCCGGCCAGCTCTTGCGCGCCCAGGCCAGGGCGGTCAGGATATCCTGGATCGCCTCGAGGCCATTGCCGCGGTTGTAAGCCCAGGGCCAGCTGAATGACTCCCAGGTCTTGCGGGGAATATTCAGCTCGCCGGAGGCGAAGCCGCCCACCCGGACCACGCGCCAGCCTTTCTGCACCAGCGGGGCGATCCAGGGGCGCAGGCCGGAATCGCCGGGCAGGGCCACGCCGCCCACCTCCTCCGGGTAGACCAGCACCAGGGCGCCCCTGGCTTTCACCGGGGGTTCCACCACCTCCAGGCCGATACAGTCCCCCTTGCCGGAGCGTCCCAGCCTGAGGCTGTTGACAGCCAGGCCCGCCACCTTGCGGCTTGAGGGTTCGCTCTCCAGCAACGCGGAGGCCTGCGGGCTTTCCACGCTCAAGAGCAGCCCCAGCGCCTTGCCGTAGCTGCCTGCGAACTTGTCCAGGTCCTGCCGCCCGGCGGGGACAGCCGCCTGGAACTGGCCCTCCGAGGCCTCGACCCACCCGGCGATTATGCGCTCCGGCTCACGGGCCGTGTCGGGAAGGATATGCTCCGGGAAGACCCGCAGATCGCCCAGGCCGGCCAGCTCGGGCGCCACAGGCACCGGTT from bacterium encodes:
- a CDS encoding response regulator, whose product is MAYNILIVDDSETIRAVIAKTLRIAEIPVGELWHAGNGQEALDILRREWVDLVFADINMPVMNGIEMIEQMAKEGLIASVPVVIVSTEGSRTRIEELTAKGVRAYLRKPFTPEALRGMVEQVLQEK
- a CDS encoding MerR family transcriptional regulator, which gives rise to MYSKIGKVAMQVGLSIKRIREYEKEGFLRPARCESSNQRLYSEFEINQILQIKKLIHERGMTVEGIRYLLNLAPCWSIFGCDSTSECEAFQKPHLRCWQIKKTLPVGAGCTGQCEICPVFLARSADIRPLFEKTPNIEGGEAEVEETPLRAIG